The genomic DNA ATATCTCGCCGTTCTCGCTCAGATTATAAGATAGCCTGTCCTCCAGAGAATACCCCTCTGTCAGGTTCAGAAACTCCGCCGTGGTCATCTTCGACGACTCAAACCTGTACGAGGTGACGTTTCCCGATGTTTTAAGGAGATCTTCCATCAGTGCAGTCGAGTTCGGAGCTGCCCCAGGCCCGCCAGATGGGCCGATGCAGCCTGAAAGAGCCACAAGCATGAAAGCCAGAAGTATCTTTGTGGTGATATTCATGTACACACCTTTTATTTTTAACAGCGCAGGGCGTGTGCTGCAAATGAGATGGCACCGCTCTGCATGCCCTGCAGATACCATCGATCTTCAGAGCTTTATATCACACGACCTGCGCCGCTGGAATCCATCTGAAACGTCTGAAGATAAACAGGTTGTGATCGACCATCTGCGACCTGGATATGAACGGGAGGAGCTGGACCTGCTGCCCCTGATGGGATCATCCATGAGATCATGCCTGCCGGAAACCACAAATAGTTTGCATGCATTGAAATTCGTGGAGGTATTGTTTTGGACAGATACAAATGCACGATCTGCGGGTACATCTACGATCCGGAGAAGGGGGATCCGGATAATGGTGTGGAGCCTGGAACGCCTTTCGAGAAGCTGCCTGATGACTGGGTCTGCCCAGA from Methanothrix thermoacetophila PT includes the following:
- the rd gene encoding rubredoxin, translated to MDRYKCTICGYIYDPEKGDPDNGVEPGTPFEKLPDDWVCPECGAAKDAFEKV